The region AGGGAAGAGCCGGGCCCGAGCAGCGCCGTGTAGCTGACGAACGCCGGTCCCTCGTCGACCTTGACCGCGCCTAAACGACTCACCTTCAGCCCCACGGCCGGCAGGTGCTGGAGCTCGAACGCGCCCCCCGGCAGGGCCAGCACGCCCTTGCCTCGTCGGAGCGCGCCCGAGACCGTCATGGCCCCGCTACGGCCCGTGGCCGGGCGGAGCTTCCAGGTGGCGCCGTCGCCCTCGGGCGGCACCTCGGCGAAGGACGAATCGACGGCGAACCACGTGGACGAGTGGTAGGCGTTGTAGGTGGCCTCACGGAGAAGGGGCTGGGCGCGGCCCTCCCGCGGCTCGACTCTCAGCACGATGTGCTCGCCGAGCTTCAGGGTCCCGATCTGGCCGATGTGGGTGGTCGTGCGGAACGGGTCGACATGCCGTCCGATCAGGGCCTCGAACCATTCCGTGATGCGGGCCTCGATCGCCTGCTGGAGGTCATGCAGGCCGAGGTGGCCGCCGTAGCCCAGGAGGCTGACCCCCAGGACCGCGCCCACCCAGACGGCCGCCGAGACGTGCCGGGGCCTCACCGACCAGAGCGCCCATGCGGCCAGGACGCACACCGCGACGTAGAACGCCCCGCTGCGGACGTTGGCGGCGCTCGCCGAGAGGACGCAGAGGGCGACGTATGGGTAGGCGAGGTTGAAGCCGGGGCTCCGGGCGGCGCCCTCCCGGCGCGCCTGTCGGCGGAGCGTCCAGAAGAGCGTGGCCAGCTCGATCGGCTCGCCGCCGCTCAGGGCCTGGGAGGCGACGAGCGGCAGACAGATCAGCGGCAGCCACTGCAGCACGCCGATGACGGCGCGGTTGGCTCCGGCCGTCAGGCCGAGGTAAACCACGGCGCCCAGGAGCAGCAGAGTAGAGAGATCAGCGAGGCGGTCGAACTCGGCGCGCGCGAAGTGCCAGCGCCAGGGCACGAGGCGGGACGCTTCCAGGATGAGGGCTGCGACGACGGCGAGCGGCAGGAGAGCGGTCTGCCAGCCCCAGAAGAGCACCGCGGCGCCGACGAGGCCCGGCGGCGTGTTCATAGGTCGGCGGGGGCGGACGTTACGGCCCCCTCCGAGATCCATAGTCGGAGGAGGCCTCCCGGCCCCCTCCGAATCCATAGTTGGTGGGAGGTCTCCCGGCCCCCTCCAAGCCACCCCAATGGTTGCGCCGGCGAAGCCGGCGCTCGAGGGAGCGCGCGCGATTCTTGGGTTGACACAGGGTGTCTCACAGCCTGGCCAGCCCTTCGGCGATCCGCCCGACCTCGAGCCGGTGGAAGCGAGCAAGTCGAGCGCCCTCCGCGTCCGGCGTGTCGGCGGCCTCGGCCCCGGCGATCAGCAGCACCAGCGTCGGCACCCCGAGCGCCGTGAGCTCTCCCACCAGGCGTCGGCGGTCCTCGTCCCACGCCATCAGGACGCAGATGCAGCCGCTGACCAGGGCGTGGTGCTGGATGACGAGGTGGTGGAGCGCGCTGAACGGCGCCGTCCGGCAGGCTCGCACGCAGGCCAGGACCTCGAGCATCCGCTCCGCCTGGCCGAGCCCGCGCCCGGCCGTGAAGCAGTAGGCCGTGGGTCCCACGAAGAGAAGATCGAGCAGCGACTCCTGGGTCTGGATCGTGTAGGCCAGGGAGGCGGCCACGGACACGGCCTCCTCGAAGAGGTCGCTGGGCTCGGAGTCGACGAAGGTGTCGAGCACGAGGGCATGCCGGACGAAGAACTCGTTCTGGTGCTCCTTCACGATGAGCTTGCCCACCCTGGCACAGCTTCGCCAGTGGATGCGGCGCAGCGGATCGCCGGGGCGGTACTCGCGCAGTGAGACGAACTCCTCGGAGTCGCCGACCGACGAGGCCAGCGCCACGCCGCCCTGATGGTGCTTGCGCGTGCCGGGAAGCTCGAGCGGGGGCACCGGATAGCGTCGGGGAAGCACCAGCACCGAGTGCGTCGCCGGCACCGAGACCGCCGCCTTGCAGACTCCCAGCGAGTCTGGCCGGGCCACCGTGACGCCGGTGAGCGTGAGCCGGCCGCGGCGCAGCGGGGTGATCTCGGCCCGTAGCTCGCACTGGCCGCCGGGCGGGAGGGCCGGCACCGGGAGATGTCCGGCGAGCGCCGACTGTCTCTTCGAGACGAGCCAGACCCATCGGAAATACCCGATGGCCCGGTCGAACCGGTTGCGCCGGTCCTCGCCGGGCTCCCGGGCCTGGAGGAACTCTTCGTAGGAGGGGCGAGGATCCTCGAGGTCCTCCGACAGGAGGAGCCCGCGCAGGGCTCGCGGTCCGTGATTGCGGACGGCGATCTTGTAGATCAGCCGCTCGCCGGCGCTGGCGAAGCGCGGCACCACCCGGTCGACGCTGAGCCGCGCGCGCCAAGAGCGGTTCGCGGCGAGGGCGACGACGAGAGCGGCCAGCACGAAGCTGAAGGCCTGATAGGCGACCGTCTGGTTGGTGTCGAGCCCGAGCACCGCGGAGGCGAAGAGGACGCCCAGGAGCCAGATGCCGGTGCCCGTGAACCGCCGTCGGATCCGCCACTCCAGCGACGACAGGTGCCGGAAGCCGAGGTAGAAGGCTCGCCTCACCGTCTCTAGTGCCGTTCCAACTTGTTGATACTAAATCTGTCCACGAACGACGTACACGGTGCCTTCCTAGGCGCGAATAGTTGGAACGGCACTAGTTCAATCGGAGGGGGCCGCGACGGCCCCCTCCGAGGCCTCCCCCAGAAAGGGATTGCGCCGGCGAAGCCGGCGCTCGAGACGGCGAGGAGTGCCCGTAGTGAGCGCGCGCCATTCGCCCCACCGTCTCTAGGCCGGCACCGGGATCGCCTTGAGGATGTCCTCCACGATCCCCGGCGCCGTCGTGCCCGAAAAGCGCGCCTGCGGATCGACGACGAGCCGGTGAGCGATGACGGCCACCGCGACTTCCTGGACGTGCTCGGGGGTGACGAACTCCACGCCGTCGAAGAGGGCCAGCGCCTGGGCGGCCTTCATCAGCGCCAGCGAGGCCCGCGGGCTTCCTCCCAGCTGGACGCCCGGCGCGCTCCGCGTGGCCTGGACGATGTCGACGATGTACCGCTTGATCTCGTCCCCCATGCGGACGGCGGCGACCGCCCGCTTGAGGGCCAGGATGTCCTCGCCGGCGGCGCACTCCGCGATGCCGTCGAGCGGATGGCCCTGCTCCTGCTCCGAGAGGATGATGGCCTCGTCCTCCGGCGACACGTAGCCCAAGCCGAACTGGAAGGCGAAGCGGTCCATCTGGGCCTCGGGCAGGGGATACGTCCCCCGGAACTCGACAGGGTTCTGGGTGGCGATCACGAAGAAGAGCGTCTCCAGACGGTGCGAGGTCCCGTCCACCGTGACCTGGCCTTCCCCCATCGCCTCCAGCAGCGCCGACTGGGTGCGCGGCGACGCTCGATTGATCTCGTCGGCCAGCAGGATGTTGGTGAAGATGGGACCGCGGTGGAACCGGAAGGCCTGCTCCCGCTGGTCGTAGATGGACACGCCGAGGATGTCGGAGGGCAGGAGGTCCGGCGTGAACTGCACCCGCCGGAACTGCGCCCCGATGGAGCGGGCCAGCGCTTTGGCCAGCGTCGTCTTGCCCGTCCCCGGATAGTCCTCCAGCAGCACGTGGCCCCCGCTGGCGAGGGCGGCCAGGAGCTTGCGGATGGCCGCCGACTGGCCCTTCATCACTCTGGCGATGTTGCGGGCGACGGTCTCGAACGTCTGCCGGGGGGGCGGCGGGAGCCGGCGGCTCATGATCGCTCAGGGGCTCGACGCCAGCGAACGCCAGCTCGCATCGTCGCTATGATCCCGATCCTCAGCGGCCCGCCGCCACGCGGGCGGCCAGGCGGACGGCCTGAGCGTTCGATGGCATCACGGCGGCACCGAGGCCAGCGAGCCTGGCGACCTGCCCAGCCCGGCCTTGCGGGTCGGCGTCGGTGCCGGTCACGCTGGCGACGACGGCCAGGTGGCGGCCGTGGGCCCGGGCCTCCGCGCGCGCCGCGTGGAGGGCCGGCAGCAGCTCGCCGGCGGGATCGGGATGAGCGCCGTAGCCCAGCACCACGTCGAGGAGCAGAACGGCCGTGGAAGGATCGGCGCCTTCCTTCCGGATCCACTCGCGGCGGACGGTGCCGTCGATCATCGGGTGCGGCCGCCCCACCGTGAAGATGTCCGCGCCGACATCGACGACGCGATGCCCGCTGCCGCCACCCGTCACGCCCGGCGCCACGTCGGACAGCGTGGCGCCGAGCAGGGCGAGCGCCTCCCAGGCGAGCGTGCCGCCCGAGTACACGCCCCGCACGAACCGCTGCCCGGGCTCGAGCGGGCGCACCGCCTCCTCCACGAGGCGCTGCACCTCGGCGGCGGGCAGCGTGAACTCCGTCGAAGCCGGGCGTTCCTTCCGGGCCAGCGCGACGGCGGCGCGAGCGCAGTCTTCCAGTGACGCCGCGATGTGGACACCGGCGCCGACGGTCGGCGCCGGAGCCGCGGCGCCGCCGACGACGTGCACGACGCACCGCTTGCCGAGCCGGCTCACCGCTTCGTGCAGGCGGGCGGCAGCCGACGGTCCCGGAGGCTTGCCGATGACGCAGATCACCTCGGTGGCCCCGTCGGCGGCGAGGGCGGCGAGCGCCTGCTCCATCATGATGCCGCTCACCGCGTCGGACAGATCGCGCCCACCGACGCCGATGGCGTGCGAGATGCCCTCGCCGGCCCGGGCGATCAGGCAGGTGACTTCCTGGAGCCCCGTGCCCGACGCCGCAGCCAGGCCGATCCGCCCCCGCGGCACCGCGTTGGCGAAGCCGAGCGGGACCCCGTCGATGATCGCCGTCCCGCAGTCCGGCCCCATCAGGAAGAGGCCCCGCTCCCGCGCGAAGCGCTTCAGCTCGATCTCGGTCTCCAGGGGCACGTTGTCGCTGAAGAGCATGACGTGGAGCCCTGCTCGCAGCGCCTTCAGCGCCTCGGCGCCGGCGTAGAGACCGGGCACCGAGATCAGCGCCAGCGTGGCGTCGGGCCTGGCCCGCAGCGCGGAGGCGAGCGTCCGGGGTCGGGGACTCGCCCGTCCTTCCCACCCCGCCGCCGGGCGGGAGCTCAGCGCGGCCCGGGCGGCGGCCTCGGCCGCGCGCGCGGAGGCTTCGCCGCTGCCGGCGACGGCGATGACGAGGTCCGTGGGCGCGGCGGCGGACCCCTCATCGGTCAGGAGTCCGGCATCCTTGAGGAGCGCGCGGTTGGCCGGCGTCCCCATCATGGCCGCGGCGCGGCTCACGCCCGGGACCGCCTCCATGTCCCGCGTCAGGCGCATCAGTGTGACGGAGTCGTGGTAGGCGCGCGTCCAGACGAAGTTCCAGACCGGCATGGTCAGCGGCGTGGCCGGGCCGGGAGCGTCACTTGGGCGGCGTGATCCCGTAGGCCTTGATCTTGCGGTAGAGGTGGCTGCGCTCGATGCCCAGCCGTTCGGCCGTGCGCGTCATGTTCCAGTCGTTCGCGCGCAGCTCGGTCAGGATGTAGGCCCGCTCGAAGTTGTCGCGCGCCTCCCGCAGCGACCGCTCCCCCGCCTCCGCTCCCGCGGCCGGCGCCTCCTTAGGGCGCAGCGGCACCGGCAGATCGTCGATGCCGATGACGTCCCCCGGCGTCATGATGACCAGGCGTTCCACCATGTTCCGCAGCTCGCGCACGTTGCCCGGCCAGTCGTAGGCCAGGAAGTAGGCGAGCGCCTCGCCGGACACGGTCTTGACGCGCTTGCCGTTCTCGGCGCAGAAGACGCGGATGAAGTGGTCGATGAGGAGCGGGATGTCCTCCTTGCGGGCGCGCAGCGGGGGCGCCTCGATGGGGATCACGTTCAGCCGGTAGAAGAGGTCCTCGCGGAAGCCGCTGCCCAGGAGCGTCGTGAGGTCGCGGTTGGAGGCGGCGATCACGCGGACATCCACCTTGATCGTCTCCCGGCCGCCCACCCGCTCGAAGGCCTGCTCCTCGAGGGCGCGCAGGACCTTGGCCTGGGTCTTGAGGCTCATGTCGCCGATCTCGTCGAGGAACAGCGTCCCCCCGTCGGCCATCTCGAAGCGGCCCCGCCGCCGCGCCAGCGCGCCGGTGAAGGCGCCCTTTTCGTGGCCGAACAGCTCCGACTCGATCAGCTCCTCGGGGATGGCGGCGCAGTTCACCTCGACGAACGACCGGTCGCGCCGCGTCGACAGCGCGTGGATGCCCCGGGCCACCAGCTCCTTGCCGCTGCCGTTCTCGCCGTGGATCAGCACCCGCCCGTTCGTCGGCGCCGCCGTGGCGATCTGCTCGCGGAGCTGCCGGATGGCCAGGCTCTGGCCGATGATCTCCGTGCGCTGCTCGAGCCGCTGGCGCAGGGTGGCGTTCTCGCGCTCGAGGCGCGAGTGCTCGAGCGCGCGGGCGACGGTGAGCAGCGTCTTCTCGAGCGAGAGCGGCTTCTCGATGAAGTCGTAGGCGCCCAGCCGCGTGGCCCGGACGGCGGTCTCGATGGTGCCGTGGCCCGAGATCATCACCACGGCGACGTCGGGCCGGAGCCGCTTGAGGTCGGCCAGGGTCTCCAGCCCGTCCTTGCCGGGCATCCAGATGTCCAGGAACACCAGATCCGGCGCCTCGTCGGCGAAGACCGAGAGCGCGTCGGCGCCGCTGCCCACGGCGGTGACGCGGTAGCCCTCGTCCTCCAGGACGCCCCGGAGCGTCGCCTGGATGGCTGGCTCGTCGTCGACGATCAGGATGTGCTCGCCCGCCATGGCTCGCTCAGGCCCCGCCGTAGGCCTCGACGGGCGCGGTGGAGCGCGACACGGGCAGCTCCATGACGAAGCGGCTCCCCTTGGGCTGGTTGTCCTCCACCCGGATCGTGCCCCCGTGCTCGGTGACGATCTCGTGCACGATCGGCAGCCCCAGCCCCATGCCGTTCGTCTTCGTCGAGAAGTAGGGCATGAACAGCTTGTCCTTGTCCTCGGGGCTGATCCCGGGCCCGGTGTCGCTCACGATGACCTGCACCCGCCCCGCCTCGGGCAGATGGAGAGCCTCGACGTCCACCTCGCCGGTGCCGCCCACCGCCTCCACGGCGTTGTCCACGAGGTTGAGCATCGCGCGCTTGATGTGGTCGGGGTCCACCTCGAGCCGCGGCAGGTCGTCGCGGTAGCGCGTGGTCAGCCGCAGCGCGGGGTGCGACTCGCGGTAGAGGCCGGCCACCGCGTCCAGCAGCGACTTCAAGTCCGTGGGACGCGGCGTGAGCACCGGCATCCGGGCGAAGCGCGAGAACTCGTCCACCAGCCGCTTGAGCCCGTCCACCTCCTGGATGATCGTCTCCGTGCACTCGGTGATGAGCTGCTCGTCGCCGGGGTTGCGGGCCAGCCGCCGCTTGAGCCGCTGGGCCGAGAGCTGGATGGGCGTCAGCGGGTTCTTGATCTCGTGGGCGATCCGCTGGGCGACCTCGCGCCAGGCGGCCAGGCGCTGGGCCTTGAGCAGCTCCGTGAGGTCGTCGAAGACGATGACCGCGCCCGTGTACTCGCCTTCGGGGCCGCGCAGCGCGGTGGCCGAGGCCAGGAGCGACACGCTCACGCCGCTCCGGCGCAGGTGCAACTCCTGCTCGATGGCGACCCCGGCCTTGGCGCGCCGGATGCGGGCCACGAGCCCGACCACGTCCCTGAACGCCGGGCTGCCGAACACCTCTTCGACGGGGCGTCCGACGGCGGCGGCGCTGTGCAGGCCGAACATCCCGGCGGCGGCCCGGTTGAGCGTCGTCACCGCCCCTTGCGGATCGAGCGACACGACGCCGGTCGTGATGGCCTCCAGCACGGTCTCGATGTAGCGCCGCCGGTCCTCCAGCTCGGTGTGCTTGTCCTGCAGGTCCAGGTACGCCTCCTCCAGCTGTCGTTTCGACTGGGCGAGGTCGTCCGTCATCCGGTTGAAGGAGTCGACGAGCACGCCGATCTCGTCGTCCGCCCGCGCCTGCACCTTGTAGCTGAGGTTGCCGGCCGCCACCTCGCGGGTGCCCTCGGCCAGCTCGGCGATGGGGCCGGTGATGCCGCGGGCCAGGTAGAGCCCGAACCAGGCGAAGGAGAAGACGACGATCAGCGTCATCAGGAGGAAGAGCAGGATGTAGATGCCCTTGATCGGGTTCTTCACCAGTTTGAGCTGCTTGTACTCCTGGAACGCCTGCTCGATACCGCGGATCTTCTGCTCCAGCCGCTCGGAGACGTGGGTGCCCACCACCACCACGCCGATGACGCCGCGCCGGGGGTCGTGCGAGAAGACGGGGGTGATCGCCTCGATCAAGTCGCCGGACGCCAGCTCGCGGACGGTGGTCACGTTCTGACCCGCCCGCCCCAGCCGGAGCTGGCTCTCGTTGACCTCGCGAGTGGGGAGATCGCCGAGCCCGGGGTCCTTCACGTGGACCAGCTCCTGGCCGCCGGCGCTGAACACGGTCAGCGCGCTGAGTCCGAGCTGCTCCTGCTGCTCGACCAGGTAGGCGGCCAGCTCCTCCCGGTTGGCCTCGTCCAGGAGGTCGTCGCGGTCGATGACACGGCCGATGTGCTGGGCGTGGCGCAGGGCGGTGGCCTGGAGGTTTTGGTAGTACGTCTGGGCCACCCCCAGCGCCTGGTCGAGGGGGCGCTCGACCTGGGGCTTGAACCAGCCCTCGATCGACTTGTTGATGAAGTTGGAGGCGATGATGAAGATCAGGATGGCGGGGGCCAGCGCCAGCGACAGGAAGGCCAGCACGAGCTTCGTCTTGAACCTGGCCCCGATCAGCTTCTGCCGACGCTCGACCCAGAGCTTCACGAGATTGCGAAGAAGCAGGACCAGCAGCAGCAGGAAGACGATGAGGTTCAGGTTGAACAGGGCGAAGACGACGATGTTCGAGGCCAGCGGCAGTTGGGGCACGCGCATCTCGAGGCTGAGCGCGCTGGCGATCGCCACCAGCACGAGCAGCCCGCTGATGATGACGAGATTGCGCCGGCGCCGGCCCTGGTCGCTGTAGAGCGGCATTATTGGACCCGCCTGATGCGACGGAAGTCGGACTGCTGCAGGGTCTGCTCGGCGGTGCCGGCCATGCGCGCCACGAACGTATTCTCGCCGTTCAGCGCGGTGGCGGCGCGGACGCGGACGTAGATGATGTCGTCGGGGTCGAGCTCGGAGGCCGGCGTGAGCTTCGTCGCCCGCAGCTCCGAAAGCACCCGTTGCGCGTCGCGCAGGTCGCGCGTGCTGTACACCGGCCGCGTCTCACCCTTGAGGAAGGTCACCCGGTACTCCTTGGTGACGAGGTTGTAGGTGAGGTGGCGCTCGACCAGCTGGGTGGTGAGGAGGCGGTCGCGCCAGAACCGGTTGTACTGCCAGAGCTCGATGGTGAAGCGGACGTGGGCGGGGATGCCGCTGTGGATCGATTCGTAGAACGTCGGCGGCACGGCGCCCAGCGCGACGACGTGGACCGTCACCTCATGGTCGTTGAGGTAGATGGTCAGATCGCTGAGACGAATCTCGGCCCGCGCCGGCGCTCCCACGGCGAGCCATAGCGCCGCCGCCAGCACACAGAGTCCGGAACGCGCACCACGCATACGGCAGACAGGCCATTATAGCCCTCCAGCGGGCGGCCGAGGGCCGCCTAGTGCCGTTCCAACTATTCGCGCCGAGGAAGGCACCGTGTACGTCGTTCGTGGACAGATTTAGTATCAACAAGTTGGAACGGCACTAGCTCAGTCGGAGGGGGCCGTCGAGGCCCCCTCCGAGGCCCCCCCCAGGAAGGGATTGCGCCGGCGGAGACCGGCGGATCGATCACGTCGGAGGGGGCGTCTCGCCCCCTCCGACACCTCCCCGCATAAACTCGTTGCGCCGGCAAAGCCGGCGCTCGAAGCGCGGTTACGCCGCCTAGAAGCGTGTCGGAGTAACCTCGGTTCGAGCGCCGGCCTTGCCGGCGCAATCCTTTCTGGGGGGAGGTTTCGGAAGGGGGGCGAAGCCCCCCTCCGAGTTTCTAGAAGGCGGCGAGGCCGGGTGCGGGAACGAGCGCGCCGTTGCGGCGGACGGCTGGGAACGGCACTACGGCCAGGCCGGCGCCGGCCGGACGGCGCTCGAGGCCTAGCGCGCGCTGGACCGCGAGCACCAGCTCGAAGTTCAGCGCGTGGCCCGCGTTGCGGGCGATGACGTGGCCCACCACCGGCCGACCGAGAAGGGCGAGGTCTCCGATGAGGTCGAGAATCTTGTGCCGCACGAACTCGTCACGGTACCGGAGCCCGTTCAGGACGCCGCGCTTGCCCACGCCGATGGCGTTCTCCAGCGAGGCGCCGCGGGCCAGGCCGTTCTTGCGCATCGGGCCGAGATCTTTCAGGAAGCCGTAGGTGCGGGCGGGGGCGAACTCCTCGATGAACATGCGCTCGCTCGGCGTGCAGGTGAGCGCCTGGGTGCCGATCGCAGGATGGTCGTTGTCGAGCGTGTAGCTGATGCGGAGCGTTTCGGAGGGAACCATCTGGATCCAGCGCCCACCGCTGCCCACTCGGATCGGGTAGGGGATCTTGATGGGCCGGCGCGGCGCCGACTGCTCGGCGCGCCCCGCCGTCGCCAGCAGGGTGACGAACGGCTTGGCGCTGCCGTCCCCCGCGGGGATTTCCGGGCCGTCGACCTCGACGTCGAGGTTGTCGATGCCGAGCCCGGCCGCGGCGGCCATGAGGTGCTCCACCGTCTGAATCCGCGTCCCATTGCGCCCGATGGTCGTCGCGTAATGGCAGTTGACGACGCTCTCTGGCGCGGCGGGAATCGGCTCGTCGTGGCTCGCCACTCTGAAGATGATGCCGGAGTTGGCAGGCGCGGGAGACATCGTGATCCGCACCGGCCTTCCGGAGTGAAGACCGACGCCGTCCATCGTCACCGGTTTCCGGATCGTTGTCTGGTGCATGGCCGGCGGAGAGAAGAGCAACTGAGGTGCCAGACGCGATTACGAGGGATAACAGATTGATTTCACTCGCTCTGGGTCCCTTACATTGTCGGCTTTACAAGCGTCTCCGTGTTGCGTTCACGACACGCTGTGCCGCCACATTGTCTCGTTTTAGAAACATCAAACATCGACGATCAGCCGGACCTCCGACCGGTCGCCCTCCTCGGTGACCGACACCTGGTGGTAGGTTGCAGCCTTCACGACCGTGCCGGGACGGTGGCGGCGGGTGTCGATCGCCTCGCCGCGCAGGAGGCCGTGCACCAGCGCCGGCCCCGGCCTCGTCACCTCCACCCGCCGCACCGCGAACCCCTCGATCTCGTGCACGTACAGGCACTCGTTGATCCAGTTCACGAGCAGGCGCTCGGGCGAGTCGCCCTGCGCGCGGACCTCCCGCGTCTCGCGTTCCTCGACGTCTTCGGGGGCGATCGTCAGGGCGAGAACCCCGAGCGCGGCCTGGGCGAGCGCTTCCGTCAGCGTCGGTCCCCACGCCCTCACGCCGACGTCGGCGGCCACATCGAAGTAGTCGTAGCCGGCCTCAGTCACGAAGGCGCTCCGCGGCCGGCGCCCCGCCACCGAGATCGCCGAACCTGAATTGAAGAATCGCGGCGATGGCCGGGCCCGCCGTCTCGGTGCGCAGGATGCGCGGACCGAGCCGGGCGGTCATCCATCCCTGCGCTCGCGCCAGCTCGACTTCGCGGCGCGCCAGCCCGCCCTCGGGGCCGACGAGCACCAGCGCCACGCGCGGCGGCGCCGCCACCGCCTCCAGCGCGCGCGCCAGCGACGGCCCCTCGCCCTCCCAGAGGCAAAGCTTCAGCTCGGTCGCGCCGGCGGGGATCTCCAGCCACTCGGCGAGAGGGCGAGGCACGCCGACCTCGGGAACGATCGCGCGCCCGCACTGCTTGGCCGCTTCCTTGGCCACCCGCTGCCACCGGCGCGCACGCTCCCGCCAGCGACTCGGCTCCAGGTGGACGATGGTGCGCTCCGTAATCGCCGGCAGCACCCGCGCCACGCCGAGCTCGGTGGCCGCCCGCACGATCAGCTCCATCTTGTCGCCTTTGGGAACGCCCTGGACGAGCGTGATCGCCAGCGGGGTCTCGGCCCGGTTGGTGGCCACGCCGAGCACGGTCCCGGTGGCGGTCTCGCCGAGCGACTCGATGCGCACGGTGTAGTCGCGACCGCGCCCGTCGGCGGCGACGACGAGATCGCCGGGCGCCAATCGTAAGACCGCCGCCATGTGGCGCGTCTCGTCGCGGTCGAAGACGACGCGGTCGCCGTCGATCCGCTCGGGCGCGATCGTGAACCGCCGCAGAGCGCTCATAGGTCGGAGGGGACCTCGGCGGCCCCCTCCGAGATCCCTGGTCGGAGGGGAGCCTCGCGGCCCCCTCCGAATCCATAGTCGGAGGGAGCCTCGCGGCCCCCTCCGAACCACCCCCAAGGGGGCGCCGCCGAGGCCGGCGCTCGAGGAAGCGCGTGCGACCTTTGGATTGACACAGGATGTCTCATCCTGTGCGGCGGAGCTCGAGGGTGGTCCAGCCGTCCACAGACCGGGCGGCCCCCGGCGCGAAGCCCTGCGCGCGCAACGCGGGGCCGAGGCCGGCCGCCTCGCCGTCGAGCAGGCCGCCCAGGACGAGCCTGCCGCCGGGGGCGACGTAGCGCGCGTAGGCGGCCGCCAGGCGCCGGTGGGCGGCCGACAACAGATTGGCGAGCACCAGCGGTGCCGGGTCCGTCGTGAGCGCGCCGGCGTCGGCCGTCATGCAGGCGATGCGCTCGGCTACGCGGTTGAGTGCGATATTGGCGGTCGCGCAGGCCACCGCGTCGGGATCGTCGTCCACCGCCAGGATCCGCCCCACGCCCAGTCGCGCCGCCGCGATGGCCAGGATGCCGGAACCCGTGCCCAGATCGATCGCCGCGCGCGGTGGGCGCTTGCCGATGATCGTCTCGAGCGCTTCGAGACAGCCTGCGGTGCTGCCGTGATGTCCGGTGCCGAAGGCGCGGCCCGGCTCGATGACGATCGCCAGCCGCCCGGGGACCGCCGGGACGTCCCACGGCGGCGCCACCAGCAGGCGGCGCCCGACGCGCAGCGGCCGAAAGTGCTCGCGCCAGGCCTCGGCCCAGTTCGCCTCCGCGACCGGCGCCACGCGCGGCGCGCCCGGAGCCGCGAAGCCCAGCGCGCGCAGTCCGCCGATGTAGTCGCTCATGCGCGCGTGGAGGCGCTGCGCGTCGAGGTGGCCCGGAAAGAACGCCCGCAGCCGCGGCTCCTCACCGGAGGCCTGCTCCTCGACGACCCCGAGCGCGCCCAGCTCCCAGAGGAAGTTGGTGATCCCTTCGGCGACGTCGCCGGAGACGGGAAGGGCGAGCTCCCAATACGAAGCCGCGCTCATCGGGAGGCTCGACGGCGCATCCGCGCCTACTCGAGGAGCTTCTTCATCCGCTCGAGGAAGGAGGTGATGAGCGGCCCCCCCTGCCCCTTCGACTCCGCCTCGAACGCCTCGAGGGCTTCGCGCTGGCGGGCGTTGAGCTTCGGGGGCACTTCGAGGATCAGCCGGTAGCACGCGTCGCCGTGTCCCCGCTCCCGGAGGCGCGGCATGCCGCGGCCGCGGAGCTTGAGGATCTGATTCGGCTGGCTGCCGGCAGGGATCTTCAGCTTCGCCGTCCCGCCCAGCACCGGCACATCCGCCTCGGCCCCCAGCGCCAGCTGC is a window of Candidatus Methylomirabilota bacterium DNA encoding:
- a CDS encoding DUF4129 domain-containing transglutaminase family protein, which codes for MNTPPGLVGAAVLFWGWQTALLPLAVVAALILEASRLVPWRWHFARAEFDRLADLSTLLLLGAVVYLGLTAGANRAVIGVLQWLPLICLPLVASQALSGGEPIELATLFWTLRRQARREGAARSPGFNLAYPYVALCVLSASAANVRSGAFYVAVCVLAAWALWSVRPRHVSAAVWVGAVLGVSLLGYGGHLGLHDLQQAIEARITEWFEALIGRHVDPFRTTTHIGQIGTLKLGEHIVLRVEPREGRAQPLLREATYNAYHSSTWFAVDSSFAEVPPEGDGATWKLRPATGRSGAMTVSGALRRGKGVLALPGGAFELQHLPAVGLKVSRLGAVKVDEGPAFVSYTALLGPGSSLDGPPTENDLKLPPREAPLLSRVVEDLRLRSQRPPEALATLGSFFRTRFQYAMFVPERTAGPAALEDFLVRSRAGHCEYFATATVLLLRAAGMPARYAVGYSTDEFSRFENRYIVRARHAHAWALAYIDGAWRDVDTTPGEWRSAEAATASALEPFWDLWSWAGFLFSRWRWSEGQGTWAGYLGWFLIPLSAALIWRIYSRTRRGRAGARTDAPERVAARPGADSEFYMVERRLAELGFERAPGEPLTPWIRRIEATRPASITTAPIEPLVRLHYRYRFDPLGVSASDREALRATARSWLASHDAAGVGEALGSKER
- a CDS encoding DUF58 domain-containing protein, producing the protein MRRAFYLGFRHLSSLEWRIRRRFTGTGIWLLGVLFASAVLGLDTNQTVAYQAFSFVLAALVVALAANRSWRARLSVDRVVPRFASAGERLIYKIAVRNHGPRALRGLLLSEDLEDPRPSYEEFLQAREPGEDRRNRFDRAIGYFRWVWLVSKRQSALAGHLPVPALPPGGQCELRAEITPLRRGRLTLTGVTVARPDSLGVCKAAVSVPATHSVLVLPRRYPVPPLELPGTRKHHQGGVALASSVGDSEEFVSLREYRPGDPLRRIHWRSCARVGKLIVKEHQNEFFVRHALVLDTFVDSEPSDLFEEAVSVAASLAYTIQTQESLLDLLFVGPTAYCFTAGRGLGQAERMLEVLACVRACRTAPFSALHHLVIQHHALVSGCICVLMAWDEDRRRLVGELTALGVPTLVLLIAGAEAADTPDAEGARLARFHRLEVGRIAEGLARL
- a CDS encoding MoxR family ATPase produces the protein MSRRLPPPPRQTFETVARNIARVMKGQSAAIRKLLAALASGGHVLLEDYPGTGKTTLAKALARSIGAQFRRVQFTPDLLPSDILGVSIYDQREQAFRFHRGPIFTNILLADEINRASPRTQSALLEAMGEGQVTVDGTSHRLETLFFVIATQNPVEFRGTYPLPEAQMDRFAFQFGLGYVSPEDEAIILSEQEQGHPLDGIAECAAGEDILALKRAVAAVRMGDEIKRYIVDIVQATRSAPGVQLGGSPRASLALMKAAQALALFDGVEFVTPEHVQEVAVAVIAHRLVVDPQARFSGTTAPGIVEDILKAIPVPA
- the fdrA gene encoding acyl-CoA synthetase FdrA, producing MPVWNFVWTRAYHDSVTLMRLTRDMEAVPGVSRAAAMMGTPANRALLKDAGLLTDEGSAAAPTDLVIAVAGSGEASARAAEAAARAALSSRPAAGWEGRASPRPRTLASALRARPDATLALISVPGLYAGAEALKALRAGLHVMLFSDNVPLETEIELKRFARERGLFLMGPDCGTAIIDGVPLGFANAVPRGRIGLAAASGTGLQEVTCLIARAGEGISHAIGVGGRDLSDAVSGIMMEQALAALAADGATEVICVIGKPPGPSAAARLHEAVSRLGKRCVVHVVGGAAAPAPTVGAGVHIAASLEDCARAAVALARKERPASTEFTLPAAEVQRLVEEAVRPLEPGQRFVRGVYSGGTLAWEALALLGATLSDVAPGVTGGGSGHRVVDVGADIFTVGRPHPMIDGTVRREWIRKEGADPSTAVLLLDVVLGYGAHPDPAGELLPALHAARAEARAHGRHLAVVASVTGTDADPQGRAGQVARLAGLGAAVMPSNAQAVRLAARVAAGR